In Acidobacteriota bacterium, one genomic interval encodes:
- a CDS encoding DUF3520 domain-containing protein, with translation MVASWRLIGYENRLLADKDFNNDRKDGGEMGAGHTVTVLYEVVPVGVGGRVLVTQRAGPAWTR, from the coding sequence ATGGTCGCGTCGTGGAGGCTCATCGGCTACGAGAACCGGTTGCTTGCAGACAAAGACTTCAACAATGACCGCAAGGACGGCGGGGAAATGGGCGCCGGCCATACGGTGACCGTGCTGTACGAAGTGGTGCCGGTCGGAGTGGGAGGGAGGGTGCTGGTGACACAGAGAGCCGGCCCAGCGTGGACCCGCTGA
- a CDS encoding von Willebrand factor type A domain-containing protein: MTGQIYFEDRERYAPIDPNRFQDTRTQPLSTFGADVDTASYANVRRFLSSGQLPPSDAVRVEELLNYFHPDYAQPRNGRPMALTTEVADCPWAPSHKLVLVGARARAAAPQTREGRSIVLLIDVSGSMAPADRLPMLRTALGLFVDSSTLTTASPSSPTRDRAAWRSRPRRSVDATSSSARSRT; encoded by the coding sequence GTGACCGGGCAGATCTACTTCGAAGACCGCGAGCGCTACGCGCCGATCGATCCCAACCGGTTCCAGGACACCAGGACCCAGCCCCTCTCCACGTTCGGCGCCGACGTGGACACCGCGTCGTACGCCAACGTGCGCCGATTCCTGTCGTCGGGCCAGTTGCCGCCGTCTGATGCCGTGCGCGTCGAGGAGCTGCTCAACTACTTCCATCCCGACTACGCGCAGCCACGTAATGGCCGGCCGATGGCGCTGACCACTGAAGTGGCCGACTGCCCGTGGGCGCCCTCGCACAAACTCGTGCTCGTCGGTGCCCGCGCCCGGGCGGCCGCGCCGCAAACGCGAGAAGGCCGCAGCATCGTGCTGCTTATCGACGTGTCGGGTTCGATGGCGCCGGCCGATCGCCTGCCCATGCTCAGGACCGCCCTTGGCTTGTTTGTGGACTCCTCAACCCTGACGACCGCCTCGCCATCGTCACCTACGCGGGATCGAGCGGCGTGGCGCTCGCGTCCACGCCGGTCCGTCGACGCGACGTCATCCAGCGCGCGATCGCGAACCTGA